Proteins from one Falco cherrug isolate bFalChe1 chromosome 7, bFalChe1.pri, whole genome shotgun sequence genomic window:
- the ERG28 gene encoding ergosterol biosynthetic protein 28 homolog: MSRFLSVLRSWLVMVSVIAAGNTLQSFRDHSFLSEKLYTASPGLVNGLQARNFGVWTLLSSVIRCLCAIDIRNRTLYYITLFTFFLALVHFLSEVFIYHTAALTIGIMAPLMVASFSIMGMLIGLQYLEVEALSQNKKKN, from the exons ATGAGCCGGTTCCTGAGCGTGCTGCGCAGCTGGCTGGTGATGGTGTCGGTGATCGCCGCCGGCAACACCCTGCAGAGCTTCCGCGACCACAGCTTCCTCTCGGAGAAGCTGTACACCGCCAGCCCCGGCCTCG TGAACGGGCTGCAGGCTCGAAACTTCGGCGTCTGGACGCTGCTGTCATCGGTGATCCGCTGCCTCTGCGCCATCGACATCCGCAACAGGAC CCTCTACTACATCACGCTCTTCACCTTCTTTTTGGCCCTTGTTCACTTCCTCTCCGAGGTCTTCATTTACCACACTGCAGCCTTGACAATTGGAATTATGGCACCCCTCATGGTAGCAA GTTTCTCTATCATGGGGATGTTGATTGGCCTGCAGTACCTGGAGGTAGAAGCACTGTcacagaacaagaagaaaaactga